A region of archaeon BMS3Bbin15 DNA encodes the following proteins:
- the mutL gene encoding DNA mismatch repair protein MutL, whose protein sequence is MKVRKLPPGLVSRIAAGEVVERPASILKELIENSLDAGADRIYIEIRKAGKVLIKVKDNGSGMSREEAILSLERHATSKIYSDSDFYSVSTFGFRGEALPSMAAVSRLRMLTKSNESSAGTEVRVESGEVLETKPVACTTGTTIEVRELFFNTPARRKFLKSDAHENAAMKEVISRFLLAFPEVHFEVVTDGKKKVFPPESLEVRIRKLFNEENILEVNYRGNIEITGFIQKPGSSRVGRQQYFFVNRRFIKNRFLTAALYEAYRAMLPKHRHPLALLFINISPEEIDVNVHPTKIEVRFRQENEVLKELVEAIRKALYPPRADSKIITQVTRTIENFSSIGKINTGKPEVNEDKAKYSPEKNLEDNILRGIKPLAQLFNTYILAEHSLGLVMIDQHAAHERVLYEKFLKKYSAGKIEKQRLLKPEVIQLTPEESAAMLENIEFLENIGFEIEDFGGESVIIRTVPLFIGKMENFKEFIVEIADAGRISDINRRRDEMIYRVACTGAVKAGDFMLDEEMKVLIEKLRRADNPRTCPHGRPTYIILEKRDIERKFRR, encoded by the coding sequence ATGAAAGTCAGAAAGCTTCCTCCAGGGCTGGTAAGCAGAATAGCTGCGGGTGAGGTAGTAGAGCGTCCTGCCAGCATATTAAAGGAGCTTATTGAGAACAGTCTGGATGCTGGAGCAGACAGAATTTATATTGAGATTCGGAAGGCTGGAAAAGTTTTAATAAAGGTTAAGGACAATGGCTCTGGAATGAGCAGGGAAGAGGCTATTCTTTCCCTTGAGAGACATGCTACAAGTAAAATATACAGCGATAGTGACTTTTATTCTGTATCAACCTTTGGCTTCAGAGGGGAGGCTCTACCAAGTATGGCCGCTGTGTCAAGATTAAGAATGCTAACAAAAAGTAATGAAAGTTCTGCAGGAACCGAAGTCAGAGTTGAGAGTGGAGAAGTTCTTGAAACAAAGCCGGTGGCATGTACAACAGGCACAACAATTGAAGTAAGAGAGCTTTTCTTCAATACCCCCGCAAGAAGGAAGTTTTTGAAGTCTGATGCACATGAAAATGCTGCTATGAAGGAGGTAATTTCGAGGTTTCTCCTTGCCTTTCCTGAAGTACACTTTGAGGTTGTTACAGATGGGAAGAAGAAAGTATTCCCTCCAGAAAGTCTTGAGGTTAGGATAAGGAAGCTATTCAATGAGGAAAATATCCTAGAAGTCAATTACAGGGGAAATATCGAGATAACAGGTTTTATTCAGAAGCCCGGAAGCTCAAGAGTAGGCAGACAGCAATACTTTTTTGTCAACAGAAGATTTATAAAAAATAGGTTTCTAACAGCTGCACTGTATGAAGCATATAGAGCAATGCTGCCAAAGCACAGGCATCCTCTTGCACTGCTCTTTATTAACATATCGCCTGAGGAAATAGATGTTAATGTACACCCGACAAAAATTGAGGTTAGATTCAGGCAGGAAAATGAGGTTTTGAAAGAGCTTGTCGAGGCTATCAGGAAAGCTCTATATCCTCCTCGGGCAGATAGTAAAATAATTACACAGGTTACAAGAACAATTGAAAATTTTTCATCTATCGGCAAGATTAATACAGGAAAGCCAGAAGTAAATGAGGATAAAGCTAAATATTCGCCAGAGAAAAACCTTGAAGACAATATTCTCAGAGGAATAAAGCCTCTTGCCCAGCTTTTCAATACCTATATTCTTGCTGAGCATTCTCTTGGTCTTGTGATGATTGACCAGCATGCTGCCCATGAAAGGGTACTCTATGAGAAATTTCTGAAGAAATACTCAGCCGGTAAGATAGAAAAGCAGAGGCTTTTAAAGCCTGAGGTTATACAGCTTACACCTGAGGAAAGTGCGGCAATGCTTGAAAATATTGAATTTCTTGAAAATATAGGCTTTGAGATTGAAGACTTTGGGGGAGAGAGTGTAATCATAAGAACAGTTCCACTTTTTATTGGAAAAATGGAAAATTTTAAAGAATTTATTGTGGAGATTGCAGATGCAGGGAGAATTTCTGATATTAATAGAAGAAGGGACGAGATGATTTACAGGGTGGCATGCACAGGGGCAGTGAAAGCCGGGGATTTTATGCTGGATGAGGAGATGAAGGTTTTGATAGAGAAGCTCAGAAGGGCAGATAATCCCAGAACATGCCCCCACGGAAGGCCAACCTATATAATTCTTGAAAAAAGAGATATAGAGAGAAAATTCAGAAGATAG
- the cas9_5 gene encoding CRISPR-associated endonuclease Cas9, with translation MPRKVLANNSSDEDQLSGKSGQDLRVPVLNMRGKPLMPTTPRNARVLLKQEKARVVQRSPFTIQLNYPTGEAKQDITLGIDAGYSAIGFSAVTDKKKLICGELTLRKRISKLLEQRRTYRRTRRAKLWHRKPRFNNRSRPNGWLAPSIQHKFDTHLRLIEKLKKILPVTKITVEVSSFDTQKMQNPEIKGVEYQHGELQGYEVREYLLEKWGHKCAYCGKSNVPLEIEHIIPKIRGGTDRVFNLTIACHKCNQKKGDRTAEEFGYPEIQKKAKQTLKSTAFMNIVRWRLANTLNCAWTYGYITKHNRIKLGLEKSHVNDAFVITGGTTQERAVPYMVTQTRRNNRSIQTNRKGFKPSIRKQRYKLQPNDLVKYRKILCRVKGVFNYGKWVRLSTQKGKIINTNIKKVELVKYGGGLQFQF, from the coding sequence GTGCCTCGCAAAGTACTGGCCAATAACAGCTCCGATGAGGACCAACTCTCTGGCAAGAGTGGACAGGACTTGAGAGTTCCTGTCTTAAACATGCGTGGAAAACCTCTGATGCCTACAACACCAAGAAATGCAAGAGTTTTACTGAAACAAGAAAAGGCAAGAGTAGTTCAGCGAAGCCCATTTACCATACAGCTAAACTATCCAACAGGAGAAGCAAAACAGGATATAACTTTGGGTATAGATGCAGGGTACTCAGCAATAGGCTTCAGTGCAGTAACAGATAAGAAAAAACTGATATGTGGTGAGTTAACCTTGAGAAAAAGAATATCAAAACTATTAGAACAGAGGAGAACCTACAGAAGAACAAGGAGAGCAAAACTATGGCATAGAAAGCCAAGATTCAATAATCGCAGCAGACCAAACGGCTGGTTAGCGCCCAGTATTCAGCACAAATTTGATACACATCTAAGACTGATTGAGAAGCTGAAGAAAATACTGCCTGTAACAAAAATCACAGTGGAAGTATCGAGTTTTGATACTCAGAAAATGCAAAATCCAGAAATTAAAGGAGTAGAATACCAGCATGGAGAGTTACAGGGTTATGAAGTTAGAGAATATCTGCTGGAGAAATGGGGGCATAAATGTGCCTATTGTGGAAAGAGTAATGTACCTCTGGAGATTGAACATATTATACCCAAAATCCGAGGCGGGACAGATAGAGTTTTCAATCTTACTATAGCCTGTCATAAATGCAATCAGAAGAAAGGTGACAGGACAGCAGAAGAGTTTGGTTATCCAGAAATTCAGAAGAAAGCAAAGCAAACACTGAAATCAACTGCGTTTATGAATATCGTCAGATGGAGACTGGCGAATACACTCAACTGTGCCTGGACGTATGGTTATATTACAAAACATAACAGAATAAAATTAGGCTTAGAAAAGAGCCATGTAAATGATGCTTTTGTAATTACTGGCGGAACAACCCAGGAAAGAGCAGTACCATATATGGTCACACAAACCAGACGAAATAACAGGAGCATTCAGACAAACAGAAAAGGTTTTAAGCCATCTATAAGAAAACAGAGGTATAAATTACAGCCCAATGATTTGGTGAAATATAGGAAAATATTATGCAGAGTAAAGGGAGTATTCAATTATGGTAAATGGGTTAGACTATCAACTCAGAAAGGTAAAATAATTAATACAAACATTAAGAAAGTGGAGCTGGTAAAATATGGAGGAGGACTACAATTCCAATTCTAA